The genomic segment GCGCCGGCTCGCCGAGATCTGCCTGGATCGCTGGCGCGCCGATCGCGACCTGGTCGCCGCGTTCGCCGAGCGCGCCGGCCTCGACGGTCGCCTCGATCAGCTGCGCGACGGCATCAACCCGCCGGTGGCCCGCTTCCTGGGCGCGCGGATCGCGACCCTGGCCGCCGCGGTCGGCGCCAAGGTCCGGCAGCCCGAGCTCCTGGCCCACGCGCTGCTCGGCATGTGGACCCGGGTCGGCCTCCAGTACCTGTTCGGCGCCGGCGTCTCGCGCAAGCAGGCCGCCGAGTTGCTCGCCACCTTGTCGATCGGCGCGCTCGGCGCCGCCATCCCCGAGCTCGGCCGCGCCCTCGCGCGGACGCCCGCCCAACGCTGAGAGGATCTCATGACCGCGCCCGCGCTCCGCACCTCGCTCCCGCTCGCCGGCGACGCGCCCTGGCGCGCCTTCGCGACCCCGTCGTCGCTGCCGGCGTTCCGCCGCTACGTCCCGCGGCCCGGCCACCCCGACTGGGTCCGGCTCGACGCCGAGGCCCGGGCCCTGGTCGACGCGCTCCGGCCGGGGCTGGCGCCGCCGCGGCGCGGCCGGGCCGAGGTCCGTCGGCGGGCCCGGAGCTGGCGCACCGCCGCGAGCAACTACCTCGTCAACCGTCGCCGGGCGCGGGCCGGCCGCGAGGACCTGCGGCCGCTGTACTTCATCTGGACCACGCTCCGGCCGTGCAACTTCCGCTGCACCTACTGCGACGACCACCAGGGGGCGCGCTACCCCGAGCTCGACGGCCACGGCAAGCTCGACACCGCCGGCGGCCGCCGGCTGCTCGAGGTGATGCGGACCCGCACGCCGAGCGTGTACTTCGCCGGCGGCGAGCCGACCCTGCGCAAGGATCTGCCGGCGCTCGCGCGCGCGGCGCGCGACCTCGCGTACTACCCGATCGTCGTCAACACCAACGGCAGCCTGCTGCACCAGCTCTTGCCGCAGCTGGCGTGGTCGACGTTCCTGGCCGACGTCGACATCCTCGTGGTCAGCGTCGACGCGCTCGACCTGGCGACGCTGGCGCCGATGTGGCGGACCCGCCACCCCGAGGACGTCCTGCGCAACCTGCTGGCGCTGCGCGCGCTGGCCGCCGAGCAGCGGGTCAAGCTGATGGTCAACTGCGTGATCCAGGCCGGCCTGATCGACGAGGCCCGCGCGGTCGCCGACCTCGCCGACGATCTCGGCGTCTGGTTCTGTCCGGTGCCGCGCAACGTCGGCCCGCGGATCGATCCGGCGGTGCTGGCCGATCCGGCCTACGCGCCGTTCGTCGACGAGCTGATCGCGCGCAAGCGCGCCGGCGCCCGGATCGCCGGCTCGCCGCGGATGCTCGCGCGCCTGCTGCGGGCGGCGCCGCTCGACTGCCGGACCACGCTCAAGCCCCACGTCGATCACGACGGCCGGCTGGCGTGGCCGTGCAAGGCGACGATCGCGACCGCGCCGGTGGCGCTCGACGTGCTCGCGTTCGAGCACGTCGACGACCTCTACGCCGCCGCGACCGCGCAGATCGATCCGACCGGCTTCCACGGGCCCGGCCCGGGCCAGTGCGGCGGCGACTGCAACTGGGCCCAGAACTACACCACCGACGAGTACGCCCACGGCCTGGCCCACCCGCTGCACCTGCTCGGCGAGCTCCGGGCGTTCGTGCGCCGATGACCGCGCGCCAGGCCCGACCGGCATGGACGCCTGGGCGATCCGGTTGGTGACGCCGCCCCCGGCGCGCGTCTCCAGGTCGGCGATCGCGCGTTCGCGATCGACGCCGGGGCGATCGTCGTCGTCAGCGTCGCGATCTGCGTCGCGTCCGACCAGCTCGCGCTGATGACCGCGCTGGTCCCGGCGGTGATCGCCGCGCGGTTCGCGCTGCTGGCCGCGGTGCCGCGGGGGCGGCGCGCGCTCGGGCTCCCGGCCGAGGCCGTCTTCTTCGCGCTGTGCACCGTGGTCGGCGCGGTCAACGACTGGAACAGCGTCACCCGCCACCGCGTCTACGACTACCGCGTGCCGGTCGACCTCCCGAGCGTCAGCACGATCCCGCTGTGGATGTTGCTCTACTGGGGGCTGGTCCTGCGGTTCCTCGCGACCTTGTTCCGGTGGCGCCGCCTCGCGCTGCCACCGCCCGCAGCCGCGCACCCGGGCGCGCGGATCGCGGTGCTCCTGGCCTTGGTCGTGATCACCCGCCAGGCGGTCTACCGGACCTTCGCCGATCCGGTGTGGTCGTGGCTGCCGTTCGCGCTGGCGATCGCGGTCGCGGTGATCGCGCTGCGGCCCGGGCGCGCGCGCTTGCTCGTGCTGGCGGGGTTCGTGGTCGTCGGGCCGCTGGTCGAGGTGCTGTACATCCAGCTCGGGCACCTGCACGCCTACCACCTCGGCTGGCTGGGCGGCGTGCCGGTCTGGATCGCGCTGTGGTGGGGCCTCGCCGCGCTGGTCTGGGACGACCTGTCGCGCCGGCTCCAGACGCGGTTGCGGTCGGCCGCGCCCGGCGCGGGCCGCGCGGCCGGGGCGCAGGCCGGTCAACCGTCGAGGCTGATGGCGCGGTAGCCGATGGCCTCGACCCGCGCGAGCTTGGCGCGGTTGCGCGCGAGCCAGGTCCAGACCGGGTCGGTCTGGGACTCGGGGTTGGCACCCGGTCGGCGCGCTCGCGCGGAACCCGCGATCGATCAGCGCGTGAAGGTCTCGACCGGGCGGTACTCGGCCGCGCGATCGCCCATGTGCCGCGCGAACCAGCGGGCCCGGCGTCGACGCGCGATCCGATCGGCGACGTCGTCGAGCGGCGGCAGCGCCCGCCGCAGGGTCTCGGCCGCGAACGTCAGCGGCGCCGGCGCCAGCACCGCCAGCGGCCACAGCCCGGCCGGCGGCAGCTGGTTCGCGGCGTAGGCCGGCGGTGGCAGGAACACCCGGGTGAAGCCGCGGTGCAGCCCGTGGCTCCACCACGCGGCGGCGCGCGCGCGCCACGGGCCAGCCTCGGGAGGCGTGAACGCCTCGACGTACGACTGGCACAGCTGGCGACCGTCGGCCCCGGCGGCGCGCGCGCCCTTGACCATCGTGACGAACGCGAGCTGCCAGCAGGCGCGCACGGTCGTCGGGAACCAGCGCGGGCGCACGCCCATCAGGTGGCCGACGTAGCGCCAGAAGTGCAGCATCGCCTCGATGTCGGCGGTGGTCGGGCGGT from the Myxococcales bacterium genome contains:
- a CDS encoding TetR/AcrR family transcriptional regulator produces the protein MSSKKQPPAPRTRQTQKAATRATLAAAARRCFAEHGFAATQIGDIAKAAGVAHGTFYVHFASKEQVCDELLDELNQALVGELEAAWGPGALADPTRTARRLAEICLDRWRADRDLVAAFAERAGLDGRLDQLRDGINPPVARFLGARIATLAAAVGAKVRQPELLAHALLGMWTRVGLQYLFGAGVSRKQAAELLATLSIGALGAAIPELGRALARTPAQR
- a CDS encoding radical SAM protein, whose protein sequence is MTAPALRTSLPLAGDAPWRAFATPSSLPAFRRYVPRPGHPDWVRLDAEARALVDALRPGLAPPRRGRAEVRRRARSWRTAASNYLVNRRRARAGREDLRPLYFIWTTLRPCNFRCTYCDDHQGARYPELDGHGKLDTAGGRRLLEVMRTRTPSVYFAGGEPTLRKDLPALARAARDLAYYPIVVNTNGSLLHQLLPQLAWSTFLADVDILVVSVDALDLATLAPMWRTRHPEDVLRNLLALRALAAEQRVKLMVNCVIQAGLIDEARAVADLADDLGVWFCPVPRNVGPRIDPAVLADPAYAPFVDELIARKRAGARIAGSPRMLARLLRAAPLDCRTTLKPHVDHDGRLAWPCKATIATAPVALDVLAFEHVDDLYAAATAQIDPTGFHGPGPGQCGGDCNWAQNYTTDEYAHGLAHPLHLLGELRAFVRR